Genomic segment of Candidatus Cloacimonadota bacterium:
TCCCTGATAGCCTTCGTGAGTTCGAAATTACGGGCTGTGATCGTGATCTGCATGTGTGATTCCTCCTTTTCTTAGATTTTATTGATGGACATGTTTTGTAAATCTTCAAGGGATTCCTTGATGGTTTCCGAAAGTGTGGGATGGGCGAAAGTGATGTTTTCCGCGGCGTCCGCCTTCGCGCCCAGCGAAATCAAAATAGCACCCTGGGCGATCAATTCCGCGGCGTTGAGCCCCAGAATGTGCATGCCAACCAGGCTGGAATCATCCGCCCGGGCAATGGTTTTCACCAAACCAAAGGTTCCGCTCATGGCAAGAGCTTTTCCGTTTGCGCTGAAGGGGAATTTCCCCACTTTAATCTCACCGAATTTTTCGCGAGCCTCAGCCTCGGTGTAGCCAACAGAAGCCAGCTCTGGCATGGTGAAAGTCACGCGGGGGATTTGAATATAATCCAAATCCGGAATTTCAGGCTGACTGCCATCGATAATGCCCTTGATGTGGGCTGCGGCAATCATACCCTGCTTGCTGGCGGTGTGTGCCAGAGGCATTTTTCCGGTGAGGTCGCCAATGGCGTAGATTCCAGGCAGGCTGCTGCGCATGAAACTGTCAATTTTCACGGCGCCGGCTTCCATTTCAGGACCTGCGCCCTGCCAATCAAGCTCCATACGGGGAACCCGACCCACACTCAGCAACACTTTTTCAAAGCTAAGTTTGCTGCCGTCAGTCAGTTCCAGTTCGCAGCCTCCTTCCATGGGCGTAACCTTTTGCACGCCCACTTTGGTGCTGATTTTGACGCCGGCTCTCTTCAACGCCATGGTGAGGCGTTTGCTCATTTCCTCGTCTTCATTTGCCACAATGCGGGGCAGAAATTCGATAATCTGGGTCTGCACGCCAAAACTGTTTAAAATGGAGGCGAATTCACAGCCGATCACGCCGCCGCCAACCACTGCCAAACTTTTGGGCAGGCTTTCCAAAGCCAAAAGTCCGGTGGAAGAAAGCACGTTCACCTCATCGATGGCCACGCCAGGTAATTCCTTCGGCAGCGATCCCGTCGCCAGGATTAGAAAACGCGCTTTGATGGCGGTTCCAGCATCGGTTTTCAGCTCCCAGCCTTCATCAAGACGGGTTACGGCAACAGCTTTTTCGGCAATAACCGGGATCTGGCGCTTTTTGAAAAGATGCTCCACGCCGCCCACAAGCTGTTCCACAATGGCATTCTTGCGGGCAAAAATGCGCGCGTAATCCAGGCTGGGGCTCATTTCAGAGAAACCAAATTCCGGCGCCGAACGCATCTCGGAAAACAGTTCCGAGCTTTTCACCAGAGCCTTGGTGGGGATGCAGCCTTCGTTCAGGCAAACCCCGCCCAGGCGTTTCATTTCCACAACGGCAACATCAATGCCATACTGATTGAGGCGGATGGCTGTTTCATAGCCTCCCGGACCGCCTCCAATAATCAAAACTTCACGGTCAAACAAAAAACCTCCTTATTGTCTGCGCAGCCGACTGTTCAAAATCCCCAGCTCGGCACGGTATTTCGCAACTATGCGTCGCGAGATGGTAAGCCCTTCCCCGGCAAGCATTTCAACCAAATCCTGGTCGCTCAGAGGGCGGC
This window contains:
- the lpdA gene encoding dihydrolipoyl dehydrogenase — translated: MFDREVLIIGGGPGGYETAIRLNQYGIDVAVVEMKRLGGVCLNEGCIPTKALVKSSELFSEMRSAPEFGFSEMSPSLDYARIFARKNAIVEQLVGGVEHLFKKRQIPVIAEKAVAVTRLDEGWELKTDAGTAIKARFLILATGSLPKELPGVAIDEVNVLSSTGLLALESLPKSLAVVGGGVIGCEFASILNSFGVQTQIIEFLPRIVANEDEEMSKRLTMALKRAGVKISTKVGVQKVTPMEGGCELELTDGSKLSFEKVLLSVGRVPRMELDWQGAGPEMEAGAVKIDSFMRSSLPGIYAIGDLTGKMPLAHTASKQGMIAAAHIKGIIDGSQPEIPDLDYIQIPRVTFTMPELASVGYTEAEAREKFGEIKVGKFPFSANGKALAMSGTFGLVKTIARADDSSLVGMHILGLNAAELIAQGAILISLGAKADAAENITFAHPTLSETIKESLEDLQNMSINKI